Proteins encoded together in one Cyanobacteria bacterium GSL.Bin1 window:
- the hisH gene encoding imidazole glycerol phosphate synthase subunit HisH — MPLIALIDYDMGNLHSAEKGLQKVGATVKITDSPQVIADADAVVIPGDGSFDPAIKHLRERELIEPIKNAIAQGKPFLGICLGLQVLFDDSEEGVEKGLGIIPGTVRLFQAEPNLTIPHMGWNHLEFTQPEHPLWQNLPPDPMVYFVHSYYVDPVDPKVRAAMVTHGTQQVTSAIAQDNIMAVQFHPEKSSHVGLQILANFVSLIPSSVAVS; from the coding sequence ATGCCATTAATTGCACTAATCGACTATGATATGGGAAATTTGCACTCTGCTGAAAAGGGATTGCAAAAAGTCGGAGCAACGGTCAAAATTACGGATTCGCCGCAGGTGATTGCCGATGCAGATGCCGTTGTGATTCCGGGCGATGGCTCCTTTGATCCGGCGATTAAACATTTACGAGAACGGGAATTAATTGAACCGATCAAAAACGCGATCGCGCAAGGAAAACCTTTTCTTGGCATCTGTCTCGGTTTACAAGTCTTGTTTGATGACTCCGAAGAAGGAGTAGAAAAAGGCTTAGGCATTATTCCCGGAACCGTGCGTTTGTTTCAAGCTGAACCCAATTTAACCATTCCCCATATGGGCTGGAATCATTTAGAGTTTACCCAACCCGAGCATCCCCTCTGGCAAAATTTACCCCCCGATCCGATGGTTTATTTTGTCCATTCTTATTACGTTGACCCGGTTGATCCCAAAGTTCGCGCAGCAATGGTCACTCATGGCACCCAACAGGTCACCAGCGCGATCGCGCAAGATAACATTATGGCAGTGCAGTTTCATCCAGAAAAGTCCTCTCACGTCGGGCTGCAAATTCTGGCTAATTTTGTCAGTCTCATTCCCAGTTCGGTTGCAGTTTCCTAG